A genomic stretch from Diachasmimorpha longicaudata isolate KC_UGA_2023 chromosome 2, iyDiaLong2, whole genome shotgun sequence includes:
- the LOC135159837 gene encoding alkaline ceramidase, with product MWKLLEPGSSPVDWCEGNYSISPLIAEFTNTLSNLVFLLLPPILMHLFRDYGRFVNPAIHVIWFLLMVVGLSSAYFHATLSLIGQLLDELAILWVYMAGFCMFFPRRYFPIFMNNDRKIFSALAVLATVIATGLALVHPAINAFALMCLGIPAFAYMFIELKRTKSARVYRLGVRCGAIWLLAVACWLNDRLFCDTWLSLNFPYLHALWHLFIFIASYTATVLFAYFSVKQERPQQQPLLKYWPRDNFELGIPYVTIRSYMRLDNNTNI from the exons ATGTGGAAATTACTGGAACCTGGCAGCTCACCCGTCGACTGGTGCGAGGGTAATTACAGTATTTCACCCCTCATTGCTGAGTTTACGAATACA CTCAGCAATTTGGTATTTCTACTGCTGCCGCCGATTCTAATGCATCTATTCAGGGATTACGGTAGATTCGTTAATCCCGCAATTCATGTCATCTGGTTTCTTCTCATGGTCGTTGGATTAAGCAGTGCTTATTTTCATGCCACACTCTCGTTAATAG GACAACTTTTGGATGAACTTGCGATACTCTGGGTCTACATGGCTGGATTCTGCATGTTCTTCCCTAGAAGATACTTTCCTATTTTCATGAACAATGATAGGAAGATATTCTCTGCCCTTGCCGTGCTGGCGACTGTGATTGCCACTGGATTAGCTCTTGTGCATCCGGCCATCAATGCATTTGCACTTATGTGCTTGGGGATACCAGCATTTGCATATATGTTCATAGAGCTCAAGcg AACCAAATCAGCAAGGGTATATCGACTAGGGGTTCGTTGTGGTGCTATTTGGCTCTTGGCAGTTGCCTGTTGGTTAAACGATCGCTTATTCTGCGACACGTGGTTAAGTCTGAATTTCCCGTATCTTCATGCACTCTGGCACTTGTTTATCTTCATCGCAAGTTACACGGCAACTGTCCTCTTCGCATACTTCTCAGTCAAACAAGAGAGACCGCAACAACAGCCACTGCTCAAATACTGGCCCCGAGACAACTTCGAGCTTGGAATACCGTATGTAACGATCAGGAGTTATATGCGTCTCGATAACAACACGAATATCTAA